The DNA window tggagaggagaacgaaacacccttataaagggtgtggaaaccttcccctagcagacgcgttttaaagccttgaggggaagcccgaagggaaagcccaaagaggacaatgtctgctagcagtaggcctgggtcgttacacaaatcctctttttactacattttctaAGTCTACTTTCCAAAgacaacatacatgactttatcCAGCCTCGAAATCAAACCATTCACCTTCCATGGGCATTTCAAGAGACTTTATGACCATAGTTAGCcactatgtaaatgtaaccttaaagtaaataaaacgtcttaaaatacattaatataACACTATAACCCCATATTATCATCCGcccaaaatttgtaatcaTCCCAAAATAAGTGAAGCTTCATTCTTCCTTAATGTGGCAAGAATTGTAACTTGAGTTTATCTCGTGACAACTTGAATAACATTTTCTTTAGAAGTTCATATGGCACGATTTAGATGTCTACAGCCCGTCTAACTAGATAAGACTCTCCACCTTCTTAAACGACAAACAGTTCCTCACGATTCGAAAAAATTGGGATATTGTTCCATTAAATCCAATTTTTAACATGTTATGGACCTAAGTTACTCCATCCTGCATTTGCTCATGCCCTGATATTAACAAATAATGTCATAAACAGCAATGTAAAGGATTTATACAGCAACAGGATCANCTCCAATTCTTGCCCGTATCATTAATCCGCTTCCAGATTATTCCCATGATCAATTGATATTCATGACTGCATGAACATTTGGAATAAGTTCTCCCCTGGTGTAGAATATTCAATCTAAAACCATCCACAAAAGCAAGCCTATGCTTACTGATTTCTAGTTGCCTCTGCTATATCTGCAAGAAGGGATCCATGAGGCCCCCAAGGCTCATTGCTAGTGGCATCCAAAACCTGGAAAAGAGACCTAAGGGCTATCATTGTGGCCATGAGTTTCAAATGAACTTaaacacttttctttttttcataccTTCTGCTCTATTTTAGGAATTTTGAGCACGGTCTTATTGACCTCTCGCTTTCTGCAATAAAATAAGAGGTACCCTATTACGAAAACGTAACGCATAACGTTATGTTTACGAGATCAAtggataaaaatgaattttgatgTGACGAGACAACTAAGAATATAGCTTACATGTCTCTAACAGTTTGATNCaatgaaaaactaaaaccgatcaaaataaaattctccTCTTGAGAAAATCCTATTGCAAACTCTACAATATCAAAGGAAAACATAAGGGGGTGATCGATATTTTTCGGCATTGTTGCGGAACGTACAAATTCCATGATTTCAACCCAAATTTCGAACAAATATAGCCTATTGAATCAAATTTGGAAGGAATCTTAGGAGACTAAGAACACAAAAGAGGTAGCAGAATCAAGTGTTCTAGCAGCTACCCAGAAATGGGAGCACAAAAATCAGGCATAACAAGGGCGAATTTGATCGGATTCACAACCCAACAACTACAAACCAAAGAACAAACGAAAGAAAATGGTAGCCATTGAGAATCAAACAAGAGCGCACCTGATTGAATGAACTCCGATTAGCGGGGTTGAAACCGGTAGCCCGATCTGACGATCACGATTAGACGAAGAACATGATTCTGGAGTTTGTTTGATGCCGGGAAGAATTGAATGATGTCGCCGGTAAtcgaagaggaagaaggagaggggcttctctctcttcctctcttgAAATTTGAGAACTCGGCGGAAATGGGAGAGATTACGAGAACGATAGCGCAGGTAGCCCAGCTGCGCGCAGGCAGGTAGGTAATAAGCAAAACCCAAATGGGTTCCAAAATTTAAGCATACTTATTTCATTGTAATCATGTattaaatttcttgattttgcaTGTTACGTTCATAAtcatctcatttttctttctccaaaaTCATCTCCTTCAcatctttaaatttgattgTGTTCGATAAAGTGTtcgtaattttatttatgatcgATATAGTAAAACATTAGACATGGTCTGTTTGTCATTCAAGCTGCATTAATATGGTCGGGTTagaaataacatttttttcgtttttgatGTACGATTGTAcaacacttgttctaactTGGTGAATAAATCAATCATGTGAAAATCGAATTTTGCGAACAATTTAACGTATGATCGAGGCTCAATGTTTGTcataaaatgttttataaaacGTGAGTGAGAAAATgagttgaaaacaatttgaaagaaagaaatgttaTAGGCTAAAAGCGAATAAGCTGCATCCATAGATTTTATAACATATAACTCGGGTAGGAAGAATTAACAATTAGTCACGTCCTTGTTAATGTATTTTAGGAGCATTTTTAGTGCTGACGgatgtagacatgattttggtaaaTGACAAAGATATTAAAGATCTAACTACGtataaaatcaagaaaaatgagtttggttatatttatttcttgtcGAAATAAAggttaaacaaaaaatgacGAGGATGTTTAGTTCTAAACACATCAAAGTTAAacctttaattaaaatttgctcacttaatttctatatacattttataaattatcttagagatagataaaatatattttaagaagggttgaataaaaaaattatgaaattaaaaaaaatgatatatatattttaaaattaacaataaattcgaTGAGTTTGATTCATGAAAGGGAACTAATAAGTCAACTaactcttaaatttaaaaaaaaaaaaaaaaatcatttatttaaactataCCTAACCTAAACGGTACgagttgaattgggttgatcGAGTTTTTCGAGTTTGAACACTCGTAAAAGTCCGAACATAGAAGTCTTTGATGAAGGCCCATCAAGCTTCATAGGCCCAATATGCACAAAAACCATATGGTTCTAGTTATCTCACATGTTAATCGAGTTATCGTTAATGGTTCGATCTTCGATTTACAGCTAATTAATAACTTGTCGAGTTAAAGCTAAATTTCAtgtatgtttttatttttttattttttttatttgttactttgaaaaattaaatttaaaatgaaaaggtataaataaaatatataatgtttttttattgacAATGAGAAAAAAGGGCTCACCTGCTACAAAGAAATTGGGCAGGGAAAAAAAGTCATGAAAGGTCAAATGTCCAAAATGCCctattattaatattgactcttttttttttctttttatttaaataattgtaagAATAAatattgagaagaaaaagacatttgagaaaaaaaataaataaataaagaagagtacaagttaagttttttttttttttttttttaatattcaaaattaaatttgataattttgatttctcaAATCCTTTTGAtagctattttatttttcaaaaagattgaattgattaataataattgatatggttgttcaaaaaatttcatcatGTGAACGAAGGGTAGTTgagtaattattatatttaggtattttgaaatatattattgtaagATTTAGTGAACAACCACAATCattataattcaattcataATTCAAACTCTTCCTATTAtttccaaatttcgtatataGACTATAAAGATTGGatgagttaattttttttttagatttaattgaatttttgaaaaatcgagAATTCAGGTCGGTTCGGGGTTGACATTGTTTTGTTTGGGTCAACTCAACCAACCAAAAAATTACCCAATACAACACTaccttacttttaagattattataaaaattaagaatatttgatgcTGATAACACAGATGTTAGATGTTAGTGATGGGCTGgtgacttgtaaatgtttgatatttgatatttatagtattttagttattttagttatttatagTATGgcttttaaataattactaaagccaataaaaaaaaatagagggttgagttGAGAACTTCCAGTTGTTGGAGCCACCTACCCAACCAACCCAACTAACCCAATCAACCCGAAATTTTGGttggttcaaaagatttttcaaactcaatccaacccgTGTATACccctaaataaaaaaaagaaaaattaagattaaaaataattacaaactAACAGTATAATCTTTAAAACCCTAATATCATTAAATCAATCTAAATATAATCACAGATACTATAcactaaaaaaacaacaaaacctAAAGAGACAGTTACAAATACAGTTCTTGTTTAAattctataatatatatatatatatatatatatatatatatatagtcgaAATTCAGATGAGTTATATTTAGATTGATGAATTTATCTTTGATTGAACTGCTTGAGTCCATAGATAGCGAAGATTGACTTTTCAAAGCGAATAATTGAAGTATTACGAGACGAGTTGATCCAGCTGTTAGTGTTACCTACCCCATCAAACATGTGTTCTTATCAAAATGAATTTGTCCAATGTTAAATGTCTTAGTACATTTTTGtgcttttattatttaatgcatttcaatttttttcaatggaaaatttttatttcactttttcttctttgcttcTTATCTCTTCCTTgcttatatttatataaaattttgttgatttttcttCGATTCACGTGTCTAGGTCGAATCATTTACGGTATGATAAGTTTTAAGtcttaatatcatttaattttagtcGTTGAAAGTTGGTGGCTAAAATAAAGGTAGAATTGTTTTGAACCTTTCAACTCAATTATATCGAGATGGTATTTAATGAGTATGATTATGGTTattcaatgatttttttagcTAATACGTGCAATAAGGTTCGACTTCTGGAATTGATacatttattagataaaagtTTGATGCGGGCTATGTCCATTGCTCTAATGATTCATGATAACTCAGTGGATTCAACGACCATTATGTCGGTGGCGCATCATACAAATTTCTGACCTTTCAACTTTCGATGGTAGAATAGTGGCATACTATGGTAGTGACGGGTCATGGAGAATTAGGGTTCAATTCTGGAGAGGAAGACTGAGAAATGGGTATTACATCCAAGGAAGGCAACAGATGCGCAAATTACCCAGTCCTGACACGCAAAGGTAGTgacaataaataacaatatcaAGCTCTTCGAGTCTGGTAATTAGAATGAGTACAATCTAAATCCCTTAACGAGAATTAATTGGAGGGTAAGTTTGGTGCCAACAGAAGTAATTCAAGCTTAAATAGAGTATATTTAAGTTGTTGCAATTAAAAAGCTCGTAGTTGGACCTTGAGTTGGGTCGATCGATTTGTCTATGGTGAGCACTGGTTGGCTCGTCTCTTCTGCCAACGATGTGCTCCTAGCCTTAACTAGACGGGTCATACCTCGGACACTGTTACTTTGAAGAAagtaaatattcataaatttaatcgATTTAAACATATTTCTTCTCGTAAGAAGTTAGAGGTTATCAAATCAACTCATATATCCACAAACCGAACTAAACTTGAGAAACACTCGTACCATGtgtaataaaacataaatctaaccttttttttcaaaatatttctaaaaaaattatcttagANaaaaaaaaaaaaaaaaaaaaaaaaaaaaaaaaaacgtgaaaTTATTCCTAGAGATGACTTTGAATACACTCCATCTCCATGCTCATTCATTAAGATTAGacatgaaaagaataatagaaaaaggggaaaatacattaaaggcttcaaaatattaataattttttttggtgcATCAATTATTAAGTACGACTAAAAACATCTATTTTATCGGCTGGAGAAGCCGAAGTCTCATAAATGGGGTTGGAGATATAATTATATTCCTGTCTCCGTCTTCTCCGCCTcgtttaatataaatatattttcaacacatacatattaaagaatttaaataaaaaaataaattatttaattttgatactctgattataatatttaatttaaaatttatgttataaatttattttaatagttaaaatattaaaatttaaacttttaaaaactacacaacattatttatatatatttgcttattaaatatattgatttattaaaaaattaataaaaattatattgaaaaataaaaactttaaaatatctatttttttatttaaaaataatacaagaaaaaaaaaattactctccattcctccaaaaataaatggaacgTTTTGTTGagataagaaatgaaataggtgGCAGAGATGAGGACGGAAAAGATTTCTCCATCTGGATTCCGCCTCTTGGACACCTCTAGATACTAAACCGAGCGAGTGTTGAAAAAAGTAGAAGGAAATTGATCCCACATTCCACTCAATCTCTCACACACACCTTACTTGCTTCACATCTCACTCCAATTCCAAGCAACAAACCAACCAAACATTTTTAAGACAACTCAGATGCTTCCAACCATAAACATTAAAGCTGTCTCCCACCTATGTCTCCACTTCactcgataaaaaaaatattaagatggtcgatcaattttaaatttctctctTATACATTCAACGGTAGAAACTCATCTGACATATTAGTTCGTGTGAAtgagaaaattatttgaagttttGTATTGGGTTGAAATAAATGCGAGTACTGTATGatcgttgaaatcgttatcTAGCAGGATTTAAGAAGATTCGTGAATGAGAATTGGAGGCTTAAAAGAAGTGCAAATAAATAACCGAAAGTGAACAAAATCACAAATCTTAGCCAATGCATACTTGATCTATTCACAAATAgatatgaattaaaacaaataacaaaaggCTTCACTACTCAAAtcacaaaacaataatcatcTTCTGCAACATCCAAGCCCTGCCATTGATGCAAGCTCAACCCTTGAGGCCACTTTCCCGGAAGAACACAGTAATAAGATGATATGGAAGATGGCAacgagagaagaagatgcaatCTGGTCCAAAATGTTTGGATAATGCTCTGTTTTTGCAAAAGGACCCTTATTATTCAATGGGCTGAATTCACCACCACTAACTGTTTCACTAATGAAGCCTTCATTTATTCcacttttgaaaataaaacctGCGGATATGTGAAGAACTCATTAGAAATTTGATGGGGggaatgaaaattaatgagTAGGGAAGCTTGATTTACTTACAAGATTGGTGTCGAACTTTTTTAGAACTTAATAGTGGGTAGGTGGGGGCGGAGATGCGTAAATGTAAACCGGGGGAAGGGCTTTCTCGGGTGGTGGGGGAGATTTGTAGTAGTATgggggaggaggagaaggTGAAGGAGGGGGAGGAGATTGGTAGTAGTATGGTGGAGGAGGTGATGGAGACGGTGGTGGTGGGGACTTGTAGTAGTATGGAGGAGGAGGCGATGgggatggtggtggtggtgactTGTAGTAGTATGGTGGAGGAGGTGATGgggatggtggtggtggagactTGTAGTAGTATGGAGGAGGAGGCGATGgagatggtggtggtggagactTGTAGTAGTACGGTGGAGGAGGCGACGGTGATGGTGGGGGAGGAGACTTGTAGTAGTATGGTGGTGGGGGAGATGGAgaaggtggtggtggagacTTGTAGTAGtatggtggaggaggagagtagactggaggtggaggagatttGTAGTAGTATGGCGGGGGAGGAGAGTATACTGGAGGTGGAGGTGACTTGTAGTAATACGGTGGGGGAGGAGAGTAGActggaggtggaggagacttGTAGTAGTATGGTGGGGGAGGAGAGTAGACTGGAGGTGGTGGTGACTTGTAGTAGtatggtggtggaggagagtaCACTGGAGGTGGTGGTGACTTGTAGTAGtatggtggtggaggagagtaCACCGGTGGAGGAGGTGACTTGTAGTAGtatggtggaggaggagagtacaCCGGAGGAGGAGGTGACTTGTAGTAGTACggtggaggaggagagtacaCCGGAGGAGGAGGTGACTTGTAGTAGTAcggtggtggaggagagtaGACTGGAGGAGGAGGTGACTTGTAGTAGTACGGTGGGGGAGGAGAGTACACTGGAGGAGGAGGTGACTTGTAGTAGtatggtggtggaggagagtaCACCGGAGGAGGAGGTGACTTGTAGTAGtatggtggaggaggagagtacaCCGGAGGAGGAGGTGACTTGTAGTAGTACggtggaggaggagagtacaCCGGAGGAGGAGGTGACTTGTAGTAGTAcggtggtggaggagagtaGACTGGAGGAGGAGGTGACTTGTAGTAGTACGGTGGGGGAGGAGAGTACACTGGAGGAGGAGGTGACTTGTAGTAGtatggtggtggaggagagtaCACCGGTGGTGGAGGTGACTTGTAGTAGTATGGCGGGGGAGGAGAGTACACTGGTGGTGGAGGTGACTTGTAGTAGTACGGCGGGGGAGGAGAGTAGACTGGAGGAGGAGGTGACTTGTAGTAGtatggtggaggaggagagtacaCCGGAGGAGGAGGTGACTTGTAGTAGTACggtggaggaggagagtacaCCGGAGGAGGAGGTGACTTGTAGTAGTAcggtggtggaggagagtaGACTGGAGGAGGAGGTGACTTGTAGTAGTACGGCGGGGGAGGAGAGTAGACTGGAGGAGGAGGTGACTTGTAGTAGtatggtggtggaggagagtacaccggtggtggaggagacttGTAGTAGTATGGCGGGGGAGGTGAATACACCGGTGGTGGAGGTGACTTGTAGTAGtatggtggtggaggagagtaCACCGGTGGTGGGGGAGACTTGTAGTAGTATGGTGGGGGAGGTGAGTACACCGGAGGTGGAGGTGACTTGTAGTAGTATGGTGGGGGAGGAGAGTACACCGGTGGAGGAGGTGACTTGTAGTAGTACggtggaggaggagagtaTACTGGAGGTGGTGGTGACTTGTAATAGTACACCGGTgaaggtggaggaggagattTGTAGTAGTAGGTAGGTGATGGAGGAGGTGGGGACTTGTAGTAGTAAGTCGGGGACGGGGGAGGTGGGGACTTATAGTAGTAAGTTGGAGACGGAGGAGGTGGAGACTTGTAGTAGTAAACAGGGGTAGGAGGAGGTGGAGACTTGTAGACGTAAGGTGGGTGGTAAGGCTTAGGCTTAGAACACTCCTTGTAAGGCTTCTTTGGAGCATAAGCAAAAGGCTTAGCGTACAACACAACCTCGTTCTTAGTCTTGGACTTGACTCTCAACTTAGCTCCGACCTTGCCCCAGTGAAGGTTGGTCGGGATGTTGCACGACGAGCCCTTGGGCGGTGCGTAGAGCTTAGCCGTGCAAGCCTTGCCTCCATATTTAGCATAGTGAAAGCCCTTGACTTTAATGCTATATTTGCCATTGCTCTTGGTCTTTCCATAGGCCACAACCTCTTTGTTTCCTGCCTTGCAGCTCACTTCAACAATAGctcctacaaaaaaaaaaaaaaaaggttataaattagaaaacgACATCGTTTTAGCTTTTTACTGCAGGGCACAATTATTCTAGTCTAGAAACTCCTGACCTATTAAGTTAATTTGTTTGGAtacccaaaattaaaaaatattattaaaaatgactATTTTGGGTTCTTGATGTATAATAATTGAGGCAATGATAGCAACCACATGGACAACGGTGGTACTACTTTATTCTATGATGGTGGAAGGGCAAATTAGTAAATGTGtcgtttaaataattaaaaaaaaatgcattatcCAATTAATGTTTGGAAAAACAtcatatgaaaaatgtttttttttttttgggtattgTAATTTGACTATGACATTCTGACTTGTATTTTAGGTAACCAAATTAAGAATCACAGTCGTAGTCATGAGGCTGACATTAAAGACAAAAGAtggaaaatagaaattaaagattgggtttaaagaaaataatcagAATTTTAAAGAgggaaattttaatttgaaaaattacctttAAGGTGCTTCTTGTTGTGTGATTTTTCGGGGTATGCCCAGTCGTAGCATCGGATGCAGTAGACTTTTCCGACCACCTTGAAAATTaggtggcggtggtggtggggTGGGTAGTATGGAGGAGTGTAGGGTTTTGGTGGAGGAGAGTAGTAGACTGGTGGGGGTGGAGATTTGTAGTAATAGACGGGTGGTGGTGAGTAagttggtggtggtggagattTGTAGTAGTAcggtggtggaggagagtaGACTGGAGGAGGAGGTGACTTGTAGTAGTACGGTGGGGGAGGAGAGTACACAGGTGGAGGAGGTGATTTGTAGTAGTATGGTGGGGGAGGAGAGTACACCGGAGGAGGTGGTGACTTGTAGTAGTATGGTGGGGGAGGAGAGTACACCGGAGGAGGAGGTGACTTGTAGTAGtatggtggtggaggagagtaCACAGGTGGAGGAGGTGACTTGTAGTAGTAcggtggtggaggagagtaCACCGGAGGAGGAGG is part of the Cucurbita pepo subsp. pepo cultivar mu-cu-16 chromosome LG03, ASM280686v2, whole genome shotgun sequence genome and encodes:
- the LOC111790277 gene encoding extensin-2-like yields the protein MALAVLLLSGNVGLVAGNAYVYASPPPPPYEYKSPPPPTTYSPPPPVYDSPPPPYSPAPEYKSPPPPSPVYEYKSPPPPSPSPPPPYYYKSPPPPSPSPPPPYYYKSPPPPSPSPPPPYYYKSPPPPSPSPPPPYYYKSPPPPSPSPPPPYYYKSPPPPSPSPPPPYYYKSPPPPSPSPPPPYYYKSPPPPSPSPPPPYYYKSPPPPSPSPPPPYYYKSPPPPSPSPPPPYYYKSPPPPSPSPPPPYYYKSPPPPSPSPPPPYYYKSPPPPSPSPPPPYYYKSPPPPVYSPPPPYYYKSPPPPVYSPPPPYYYKSPPPPVYSPPPPYYYKSPPPPVYSPPPPYYYKSPPPPVYSPPPPYYYKSPPPPVYSPPPPYYYKSPPPPTYSPPPVYYYKSPPPPVYYSPPPKPYTPPYYPPHHHRHLIFKVVGKVYCIRCYDWAYPEKSHNKKHLKGAIVEVSCKAGNKEVVAYGKTKSNGKYSIKVKGFHYAKYGGKACTAKLYAPPKGSSCNIPTNLHWGKVGAKLRVKSKTKNEVVLYAKPFAYAPKKPYKECSKPKPYHPPYVYKSPPPPTPVYYYKSPPPPSPTYYYKSPPPPSPTYYYKSPPPPSPTYYYKSPPPPSPVYYYKSPPPPVYSPPPPYYYKSPPPPVYSPPPPYYYKSPPPPVYSPPPPYYYKSPPPPVYSPPPPYYYKSPPPPVYSPPPPYYYKSPPPPVYSPPPPYYYKSPPPPVYSPPPPYYYKSPPPPVYSPPPPYYYKSPPPPVYSPPPPYYYKSPPPPVYSPPPPYYYKSPPPPVYSPPPPYYYKSPPPPVYSPPPPYYYKSPPPPVYSPPPPYYYKSPPPPVYSPPPPYYYKSPPPPVYSPPPPYYYKSPPPPVYSPPPPYYYKSPPPPVYSPPPPYYYKSPPPPVYSPPPPYYYKSPPPPVYSPPPPYYYKSPPPPVYSPPPPYYYKSPPPPVYSPPPPYYYKSPPPPVYSPPPPYYYKSPPPPVYSPPPPYYYKSPPPPVYSPPPPYYYKSPPPPVYSPPPPYYYKSPPPPVYSPPPPYYYKSPPPPVYSPPPPYYYKSPPPPVYSPPPPYYYKSPPPPSPSPPPPYYYKSPPPPSPSPPPPYYYKSPPPPSPSPPPPYYYKSPPPPSPSPPPPYYYKSPPPPSPSPPPPYYYKSPPPPSPSPPPPYYYQSPPPPSPSPPPPYYYKSPPPPEKALPPVYIYASPPPPTHY